From Lysinibacillus sp. SGAir0095, the proteins below share one genomic window:
- a CDS encoding tRNA-dihydrouridine synthase, whose protein sequence is MKGFGFEMKENFWRELPRPFFVLAPMEDVTDTVFRHVVSKAGRPDVFFTEFTNSDSYCHPEGMKSVRGRLLFTEDEQPMVAHIWGDNPEYFRQMSIGMAELGFKGIDINMGCPVPNVASRGKGSGLILRPEVAAELIQAAKAGGLPVSVKTRLGFEDINEWEEWLTHILKQDIANLSIHLRTRKEMSAVDAHWELIPEIKKLRDRIAPDTLLTINGDIPDRQVGLQLVEKYGVDGVMIGRGIFKNPFAFEKEPKEHSSKEYLDLLRYQLDLHDQYIEELPCSVTGLHRFFKIYVKGFRGAGELRNQLMNTKSTEEVRALLDSFEANNVD, encoded by the coding sequence ATGAAAGGATTTGGATTTGAAATGAAAGAAAATTTTTGGCGTGAATTACCACGTCCATTTTTTGTACTGGCACCAATGGAAGATGTGACGGATACTGTTTTTCGTCATGTAGTAAGTAAAGCCGGTCGACCGGATGTGTTTTTCACAGAATTCACTAACTCAGATAGTTATTGTCATCCAGAGGGCATGAAAAGTGTTCGGGGCCGTTTGCTTTTTACAGAAGATGAACAACCAATGGTGGCGCATATTTGGGGGGACAATCCCGAATATTTCCGTCAAATGAGTATTGGCATGGCCGAGCTAGGGTTTAAAGGCATCGATATTAATATGGGCTGCCCTGTACCGAATGTAGCATCAAGAGGAAAGGGTAGTGGACTTATCCTTCGCCCGGAAGTTGCGGCAGAACTTATTCAAGCAGCGAAAGCAGGTGGACTGCCTGTTAGTGTGAAAACAAGATTGGGCTTTGAGGATATAAATGAGTGGGAGGAGTGGCTAACGCATATTTTGAAACAGGATATTGCGAACCTTTCCATTCATTTACGAACAAGAAAAGAAATGAGCGCTGTAGATGCACATTGGGAGCTCATTCCTGAAATCAAGAAATTGCGTGACCGTATCGCACCAGATACACTATTAACCATTAATGGGGATATTCCTGACCGTCAAGTAGGTCTGCAGCTTGTAGAAAAGTATGGTGTAGATGGCGTGATGATTGGACGCGGTATCTTTAAAAATCCTTTTGCTTTCGAGAAAGAACCAAAAGAGCATAGCAGTAAGGAGTACCTAGACCTTCTAAGATATCAGCTTGACCTTCACGATCAATATATAGAAGAATTGCCTTGTTCTGTCACAGGGCTTCATCGATTCTTCAAAATCTATGTAAAGGGATTCCGTGGAGCTGGTGAATTAAGAAATCAATTGATGAACACAAAATCAACAGAAGAAGTGCGTGCATTACTTGATAGCTTTGAAGCAAATAATGTTGATTGA
- a CDS encoding iron chaperone, with protein MNLVNEYIDTLEEPKKSWVSIMVNCLREVFPELEESFSRRMPTYKGNNFYIAFAAQKNYFSFYTDDISILPLIKELVPSVSLGKSCARIKYSNESAIEALIDACKVIVDSNKSKQPPSVSDMEGIKKWSKVSPDIQQLLINNVFCSKCGVTKIVNYGIHNDRFGVVLKGYCKNCGGRVARLVEEE; from the coding sequence GTGAATTTAGTAAATGAATACATTGATACTTTAGAAGAACCAAAAAAGTCATGGGTTTCAATTATGGTAAACTGCTTGCGTGAAGTATTCCCGGAGCTTGAAGAAAGCTTTAGTCGTAGAATGCCTACTTATAAGGGTAACAACTTTTATATTGCCTTTGCAGCACAAAAAAATTATTTTTCATTTTATACGGATGATATAAGCATACTCCCCTTAATAAAAGAGTTGGTGCCCTCAGTTTCTTTAGGGAAGAGTTGTGCAAGAATTAAATATAGCAATGAATCAGCGATAGAAGCATTGATAGATGCTTGTAAGGTAATAGTGGATTCCAACAAATCAAAGCAACCCCCATCAGTCTCGGATATGGAGGGGATAAAGAAATGGTCCAAGGTATCACCTGATATCCAACAGTTGCTAATAAATAATGTGTTTTGCTCAAAATGTGGTGTTACTAAAATTGTAAACTACGGTATTCATAATGACAGGTTTGGAGTAGTATTAAAAGGCTATTGCAAAAACTGCGGTGGGAGAGTCGCAAGATTAGTTGAAGAGGAGTAA
- a CDS encoding 5-methyltetrahydropteroyltriglutamate--homocysteine S-methyltransferase, whose protein sequence is MSKTTVKSLFKADHVGSFLRTEPIKKAREAYLNGEIDQEALKATEDQEIEKLVQKQIEVGLKPITDGEFRRSWWHLDFLAGLEGVELFETEYVSNFKGAKTKNNAIKVVDRVDFHDHYMLGHFTFLKEAVDKYGDGSQVAKFSIPSPNMLFTRIQGDEFYNGNIEQFYLDTVVTYKKAIKAFYDAGCRYLQLDDTSWIDFVSEERIQAVEEKLGMNVQDIIETRVRCLNDVISEKPDDMIITMHICRGNFKSTYITSGGYDHISDAIFAQLNVDGLFLEYDDKRSGDFEPLKSFKREDQTVVLGLITSKFPELEDAENIKAKIKEASQYIPLGNLSLSPQCGFSSTEEGNILTEEEQWDKIRHVIEIADNVWGNN, encoded by the coding sequence ATGTCAAAAACAACAGTTAAATCCCTATTTAAAGCGGATCATGTAGGGAGTTTTTTGAGAACCGAACCAATAAAAAAAGCAAGAGAGGCTTATTTGAATGGGGAAATTGATCAAGAAGCTCTAAAAGCTACAGAAGATCAAGAGATTGAGAAACTTGTACAAAAACAAATTGAAGTAGGACTTAAACCCATTACAGACGGTGAGTTTAGACGTTCGTGGTGGCACTTAGACTTCCTTGCTGGATTAGAAGGGGTCGAATTATTTGAAACAGAATATGTAAGTAACTTTAAAGGTGCTAAAACAAAAAATAATGCCATTAAAGTGGTCGATAGAGTAGACTTCCATGATCATTATATGTTAGGGCACTTTACGTTCTTAAAAGAGGCAGTAGATAAATATGGAGATGGCAGTCAAGTTGCTAAGTTCTCCATTCCAAGTCCCAATATGTTATTCACGAGAATTCAAGGTGATGAATTTTATAACGGAAACATAGAGCAATTCTATCTTGATACAGTAGTTACTTACAAAAAAGCCATTAAAGCTTTCTATGATGCAGGCTGTCGCTATTTACAATTAGATGATACTTCTTGGATTGACTTTGTCTCAGAAGAACGGATACAAGCAGTCGAGGAAAAACTTGGAATGAATGTTCAAGATATCATCGAGACGAGAGTTCGTTGTTTAAATGATGTAATTTCGGAAAAACCGGATGATATGATCATTACTATGCATATTTGCCGTGGAAACTTCAAATCTACCTATATTACAAGTGGCGGGTACGATCACATTTCTGATGCTATTTTTGCCCAATTAAATGTAGATGGACTTTTCTTAGAATATGATGATAAGCGTTCAGGTGATTTTGAACCATTAAAAAGCTTTAAACGCGAAGATCAAACTGTTGTACTTGGGTTGATTACGTCCAAATTCCCTGAATTGGAAGATGCAGAGAATATTAAAGCTAAAATCAAAGAAGCCAGTCAATACATTCCTTTAGGAAACCTATCTCTAAGTCCTCAATGCGGATTCTCCAGTACGGAGGAAGGGAACATTTTAACAGAAGAGGAACAATGGGATAAGATTCGTCACGTCATTGAAATTGCTGATAATGTATGGGGTAACAACTAA
- a CDS encoding aromatic acid/H+ symport family MFS transporter — translation MNPITFFEQSKIKSFHILLVLWLFIILMFEGYDVVIYGATIPFLKESWGISAIIAGSIGSYTTIGTAIGAVLFGLYSDRFGRKRIIILTTILFSLFTMLSGFAPNAVIFTICRVIAGFGFGGVMPNIASLISEYAPLKYRAAIISFIFCGYSVGAMGASFIGQALLAEFGWRPVYWIGAIPLLFIPFMLKMIPESLDFLLNNKRHDQISIVVNKIQPSAATTLDFTYQKTEKEKKSPISALFTKKFAITTTMFWLACFCTFILMYSLNTWLPTLMLQTGYNLSSSLMFVAVLQMGSIVGTIVLSNIIQKVGFKKVLIPLYLVGAICLALIGFSTNIYLAYFLIFLIGSATVGLQNMSNAFVAAYYPVDVRPAALGSTMAFGRIGSIVAPTYVAVLLTMNLQPQYNFIAIGVAAIFGMIALLFINDHHADYRLVHEPKIDNSTETVQA, via the coding sequence ATGAATCCTATTACTTTTTTTGAGCAAAGCAAAATAAAATCATTCCACATTCTGTTGGTTTTATGGTTATTTATCATTCTGATGTTTGAAGGGTACGATGTCGTAATCTATGGCGCTACCATCCCCTTCTTAAAAGAATCCTGGGGAATATCCGCTATTATTGCCGGGTCCATCGGAAGCTATACAACCATTGGTACAGCTATTGGTGCGGTACTGTTTGGTTTATATTCGGATCGTTTTGGTCGCAAGCGTATTATTATTTTAACGACAATATTATTTAGTCTTTTTACAATGCTATCAGGTTTTGCACCGAATGCGGTGATTTTCACGATTTGCAGGGTTATTGCCGGATTTGGGTTTGGAGGTGTGATGCCGAATATCGCTTCACTTATTTCTGAATATGCCCCATTAAAATATCGTGCTGCTATTATTTCATTTATATTTTGTGGATATTCAGTTGGTGCAATGGGCGCTTCCTTCATCGGCCAAGCATTACTTGCTGAATTTGGATGGCGACCAGTTTACTGGATTGGCGCTATTCCATTACTATTTATTCCATTTATGCTAAAAATGATTCCAGAATCACTTGACTTCTTGCTTAATAACAAGCGACATGACCAAATTTCGATTGTTGTTAATAAAATTCAACCAAGTGCTGCTACAACTCTTGATTTTACTTATCAAAAGACGGAAAAAGAGAAAAAATCACCGATTAGTGCACTTTTCACTAAAAAATTCGCTATAACAACGACGATGTTTTGGCTAGCCTGCTTCTGTACATTCATTTTAATGTATTCCCTTAATACTTGGTTACCTACATTGATGCTACAGACTGGTTATAACTTATCTTCAAGTTTAATGTTTGTTGCCGTACTACAAATGGGTTCGATTGTTGGCACTATAGTCCTCAGTAATATTATTCAAAAAGTTGGATTTAAAAAAGTGTTAATTCCACTTTATTTGGTTGGTGCGATTTGTCTAGCCCTCATTGGATTTTCTACGAATATATATTTAGCATACTTTTTAATTTTTCTTATCGGTTCTGCAACAGTTGGTCTGCAAAATATGTCGAACGCCTTCGTTGCTGCCTATTATCCTGTAGACGTTCGACCAGCCGCACTTGGAAGTACAATGGCCTTTGGTCGAATTGGTTCCATTGTGGCTCCAACTTATGTAGCCGTGTTACTGACAATGAACTTACAGCCACAATATAACTTCATCGCCATTGGAGTTGCTGCGATTTTCGGTATGATTGCATTATTATTCATTAATGATCATCACGCTGATTATCGGCTTGTCCATGAGCCAAAGATAGATAATAGCACTGAAACAGTTCAAGCATAA